Genomic DNA from Corynebacterium diphtheriae:
GGCAATCCACGAGTGACATAAAACAGCGGCACCAGCGCCACCAACAACCACGGCTTCTCAGCAACCGCCTGCGGATTAATCGCCATGCCGGAACATACAAAGAACACCGGAATAAACAAGCTATAGCCCACAATATCGAGCCGCTGCTCTAAAGGAGTGCGATATTTTTCCGGAACCATCTGGCGCAAAATAAACCCAGCCGCAAACGCACCCAGCACAACATCCAGCTCAAACACCGCGGCAACGGCCATCAAAATCGCCAGCATAAGCAACACCAGCCGCAGCACCGTCTGATTCGTCGAACCAGCGCCATCAACCATGGCACGCCCCATCCACGGCAAGAAGAACTTCACCGTCCGCGGCACAATCGCAACAACCGCGGCAACCAAGAAAAACGCCAACAACACAGCCGTGGTAAGCCACGTCGAACGCGAAGACAACAACAACGCCATCGCAAGAATCGGGGCAATCTCGCCGATAGCACCGTGGATCAACAACGACCTTCCCACAGGAGTATCCAACATATCGTGCTGCTTCATAATAGGAAGCAAGGTGCCAATAGCTGTCGACGTCAGCGCGATCGCCAACACAATCGCCGTGGAGGAGCTATGAAAGCCCACAATGCTCATCGCGCCAAGGAAACTTAACACAGCACACATCAGCCAAGTAGCCAACCCCGTGCGACCCTCTTTGCCTCGTAGTGTTTCAGGTTCAATCTCATAACCAGCCAACAAAAACAGCATTCCCAGGCCGATCTCTTTAATCAGCCCAACGCCACCGTCTAGGGAAGCTAGGCCAAGCACATTAGGGCCGATCACGAGGCCAAAACAAATAAGCAACACCACCGCCGGTAAACGTTTCCCAGTGGCGTATGACAACAACGGAGCAAGAAGGGCCGCACTCATAATCCATGCAAAAGACACAAGCGGATCAGCATCAAGAAGCATGAGGAAGAATAATACTGGTGCTCTGAGGTTTTCTTGCTATGGAAAAACGTGTTGACACGTCACCGTGAGTAGTTCGTGCCAAAACTTTTTGAGTCGCGGGGCATTTCCGCAGGTCGGAGATATAAGAAAAAGTGAAAGTTGGCACGAACTACTCACGGCGTCGTGCCAACATGAAAAAGTGGATTCTTGCACAACCTCTAGGACAGCGATTCTTCGGTGGAAAAGGGGTGATGCAGGCAGCGCGAACCAGATCGCAGGCTCAGTCTACGGTCCAGTCCAAAAGCTTTTGTCTAACGAACGCTATCCCGTTTTCTTGGCTTCCTGAGCGACTCACCGTGGTCTGAAGTAAAGTGATGACGTCATCAGACCGAGGGGG
This window encodes:
- a CDS encoding cation:proton antiporter, which gives rise to MLLDADPLVSFAWIMSAALLAPLLSYATGKRLPAVVLLICFGLVIGPNVLGLASLDGGVGLIKEIGLGMLFLLAGYEIEPETLRGKEGRTGLATWLMCAVLSFLGAMSIVGFHSSSTAIVLAIALTSTAIGTLLPIMKQHDMLDTPVGRSLLIHGAIGEIAPILAMALLLSSRSTWLTTAVLLAFFLVAAVVAIVPRTVKFFLPWMGRAMVDGAGSTNQTVLRLVLLMLAILMAVAAVFELDVVLGAFAAGFILRQMVPEKYRTPLEQRLDIVGYSLFIPVFFVCSGMAINPQAVAEKPWLLVALVPLFYVTRGLPIFLREMFFSTGSEVSGWKESLQLSLYAATALPIIVAVTEVATHSKLLSADNASILVAAGSVTVLLFPLIGNLITQGRRIAARG